Proteins encoded by one window of Mercenaria mercenaria strain notata chromosome 4, MADL_Memer_1, whole genome shotgun sequence:
- the LOC123552755 gene encoding integrin beta-like protein C isoform X1: MCLVIEVEFKYKLGWRFGEGAGCTQSLIGNYVNKKTFPWICTSGCGSSTVTLSSKGYVCTAASRLQDWEQGEYSFRHTFTSDGRFTVSFESCCWIALHYGKGDGNWSLPTTVDLRTRSDLHVPNSSPLAAGKPIYTIKLGCTQKITIPVLDQDGDNVKCRWASGDECKSACNRIPNTVLDESKCTLTISAKGTANDMYAVAIMVEDRPTSSITLNGQVFTPQDVLSSIPVQFLVNTPEIPSRSCSDRPVFVSPTPAESDVIVVFPGRSVFVSFYASSRGTSITAFLVIGPPGVQQSTIRQLSLRRGVYSTDIAWTPSAADRGPQSLCAEATDAYLISSDMRCLTIAAWDINPCNSKPCQNNGTCSRVGYTKDFVCTCLPGYTGLQCQIDINECASNPCLHGATCFDLINEYFCGCVSGYTNVNCQTDINECELQTCENGGTCQDHVNAAVCDCAPGFTGEICQTGIDLCESDPCENNGVCLYNETTGYECECTNGWYGSHCAIRQENETLYNDTQMTTDYMHYSSCDCFFGHGKQELCYVYNNKKGIGFGTIGVILGIGTAVMIYSIIECFFNKHGPCLHQEHMDEQQNIDDNKEKTGKESETTEEVKDEDVKHKNENVVTHRHRKCWACDVKYSRDPPAPWFKP, from the exons ATGTGCCTTGTTATTGAA GTTGAATTCAAGTACAAGCTTGGTTGGAGATTTGGCGAGGGCGCTGGATGCACCCAATCCCTAATTGGGAactatgtaaacaaaaaaacatttccgTGGATCTGTACATCTGGTTGTGGAAGCTCAactgtaactctgtcatccaaAGGATATGTATGTACAGCTGCTAGCAGGTTACAAGACTGGGAGCAAGGGGAATATTCATTTAGACATACATTTACATCTGATGGAAGATTCACGGTTAG TTTCGAAAGCTGTTGTTGGATAGCCCTACACTATGGAAAAGGTGACGGTAATTGGAGTCTTCCAACGACAGTAGATTTACGTACACGATCTGATTTACACGTTCCTAACAGTAGTCCGTTAGCGGCTGGAAAACCTATATACAC TATCAAACTAGGCTGCACCCAGAAAATCACGATACCAGTCTTGGACCAAGATGGCGACAACGTTAAATGTAGATGGGCCTCTGGCGACGAATGCAAGTCTGCATGTAACCGCATACCAAATACAGTTTTAGACGAG AGTAAATGTACATTGACGATATCTGCAAAAGGAACGGCAAACGATATGTATGCAGTTGCGATCATGGTAGAGGACAGGCCTACATCTTCAATTACATTGAACGGACAAGTTTTTACACCGCAAGATGTACTGTCTTCTATTCCGGTTCAG TTTTTGGTCAATACACCTGAGATTCCGTCAAGGTCTTGCTCAGACAGACCTGTCTTTGTAAGTCCGACACCAGCAGAATCTGACGTGATTGTTGTATTTCCAGGACGGTCAGTCTTTGTCAGCTTTTATGCATCATCTAGAGGAACTAG TATTACCGCATTTCTTGTAATTGGGCCGCCGGGTGTACAACAGTCAACAATACGTCAGTTGTCTTTGAGACGTGGTGTATATTCAACAGATATAGCATGGACACCATCAGCCGCTGACAGAGGTCCCCAGTCTTTATGTGCCGAAGCAACTGATGCGTATCT AATTAGCAGCGACATGAGGTGTTTGACAATAGCTGCTTGGG ATATAAATCCGTGTAACAGCAAGCCATGTCAGAACAATGGCACATGTTCGCGGGTTGGATATACTAAAGACTTTGTGTGTACTTGCCTGCCTGGGTACACAGGTCTGCAATGTCAAATTG ACATCAATGAGTGTGCGAGTAATCCATGCCTACACGGTGCCACGTGTTTTGATCTCATCAACGAATACTTCTGTGGTTGTGTTTCTGGATACACAAATGTCAATTGTCAGACAG atataaatgaatgCGAGTTGCAAACATGTGAGAATGGTGGTACATGTCAAGACCACGTTAATGCTGCAGTATGTGACTGCGCTCCGGGGTTCACTGGGGAAATCTGTCAAACTG GAATTGATCTCTGTGAGTCAGATCCATGCGAGAACAACGGCGTATGTCTTTACAACGAAACTACTGGTTATGAGTGTGAGTGCACTAACGGCTGGTATGGTTCACATTGTGCGATCAGGCAAGAAAATGAAACTCTTTATAACGACACCCAAATG ACAACGGATTACATGCATTACTCAAGCTGTGATTGTTTCTTCGGCCACGGCAAACAAGAGCTCTGCTATGTATACAACAATAAAAAGGGTATTGGCTTTGGTACCATAGGAGTCATTCTTGGAATCGGTACTGCTGTAATGATATACAGTATCATTGAATGTTTCTTCAACAAGCATGGGCCATGTCTCCATCAAGAACACATGGACGAACAACAAAACATTGACGACAACAAGGAGAAAACAGGAAAAGAAAGCGAAACTACTGAAGAAGTTAAAGATGAAGATGTGAAGCACAAGAACGAAAACGTCGTCACACATAGGCATCGCAAATGTTGGGCATGTGATGTTAAATACTCGCGCGATCCTCCGGCTCCATGGTTcaaaccataa
- the LOC123552755 gene encoding integrin beta-like protein C isoform X2, with amino-acid sequence MCLVIEVEFKYKLGWRFGEGAGCTQSLIGNYVNKKTFPWICTSGCGSSTVTLSSKGYVCTAASRLQDWEQGEYSFRHTFTSDGRFTVSFESCCWIALHYGKGDGNWSLPTTVDLRTRSDLHVPNSSPLAAGKPIYTIKLGCTQKITIPVLDQDGDNVKCRWASGDECKSACNRIPNTVLDESKCTLTISAKGTANDMYAVAIMVEDRPTSSITLNGQVFTPQDVLSSIPVQFLVNTPEIPSRSCSDRPVFVSPTPAESDVIVVFPGRSVFVSFYASSRGTSITAFLVIGPPGVQQSTIRQLSLRRGVYSTDIAWTPSAADRGPQSLCAEATDAYLISSDMRCLTIAAWDINPCNSKPCQNNGTCSRVGYTKDFVCTCLPGYTGLQCQIDINECASNPCLHGATCFDLINEYFCGCVSGYTNVNCQTDINECELQTCENGGTCQDHVNAAVCDCAPGFTGEICQTGNYVKII; translated from the exons ATGTGCCTTGTTATTGAA GTTGAATTCAAGTACAAGCTTGGTTGGAGATTTGGCGAGGGCGCTGGATGCACCCAATCCCTAATTGGGAactatgtaaacaaaaaaacatttccgTGGATCTGTACATCTGGTTGTGGAAGCTCAactgtaactctgtcatccaaAGGATATGTATGTACAGCTGCTAGCAGGTTACAAGACTGGGAGCAAGGGGAATATTCATTTAGACATACATTTACATCTGATGGAAGATTCACGGTTAG TTTCGAAAGCTGTTGTTGGATAGCCCTACACTATGGAAAAGGTGACGGTAATTGGAGTCTTCCAACGACAGTAGATTTACGTACACGATCTGATTTACACGTTCCTAACAGTAGTCCGTTAGCGGCTGGAAAACCTATATACAC TATCAAACTAGGCTGCACCCAGAAAATCACGATACCAGTCTTGGACCAAGATGGCGACAACGTTAAATGTAGATGGGCCTCTGGCGACGAATGCAAGTCTGCATGTAACCGCATACCAAATACAGTTTTAGACGAG AGTAAATGTACATTGACGATATCTGCAAAAGGAACGGCAAACGATATGTATGCAGTTGCGATCATGGTAGAGGACAGGCCTACATCTTCAATTACATTGAACGGACAAGTTTTTACACCGCAAGATGTACTGTCTTCTATTCCGGTTCAG TTTTTGGTCAATACACCTGAGATTCCGTCAAGGTCTTGCTCAGACAGACCTGTCTTTGTAAGTCCGACACCAGCAGAATCTGACGTGATTGTTGTATTTCCAGGACGGTCAGTCTTTGTCAGCTTTTATGCATCATCTAGAGGAACTAG TATTACCGCATTTCTTGTAATTGGGCCGCCGGGTGTACAACAGTCAACAATACGTCAGTTGTCTTTGAGACGTGGTGTATATTCAACAGATATAGCATGGACACCATCAGCCGCTGACAGAGGTCCCCAGTCTTTATGTGCCGAAGCAACTGATGCGTATCT AATTAGCAGCGACATGAGGTGTTTGACAATAGCTGCTTGGG ATATAAATCCGTGTAACAGCAAGCCATGTCAGAACAATGGCACATGTTCGCGGGTTGGATATACTAAAGACTTTGTGTGTACTTGCCTGCCTGGGTACACAGGTCTGCAATGTCAAATTG ACATCAATGAGTGTGCGAGTAATCCATGCCTACACGGTGCCACGTGTTTTGATCTCATCAACGAATACTTCTGTGGTTGTGTTTCTGGATACACAAATGTCAATTGTCAGACAG atataaatgaatgCGAGTTGCAAACATGTGAGAATGGTGGTACATGTCAAGACCACGTTAATGCTGCAGTATGTGACTGCGCTCCGGGGTTCACTGGGGAAATCTGTCAAACTGGTAATTATGTGAAAATTATATAA
- the LOC123551254 gene encoding baculoviral IAP repeat-containing protein 3-like has protein sequence MNNEWTRYQSFNGFPQSSSVSPIRLAKAGFYYTGTREDATCFCCRLTIGTWTTDETVSELHQRLSPHCRYLTGEDTTNVPIHGESYSEQAKGDRNEAGNVSTSNTITKLGQRQNPIISTGAYGNVRDNGSLCVSGVRTNHRQCFSERLTLPQPNGQIEYYPGITTQKPKHPDYAIKAVRLSSFLNWCQDVMEPEHLAEAGFYNTGVQDCVRCFFCGGGMKNWENGDNAWIEHARWFPNCAYVKQCKGENFVTMCRMANIDHMTANGEMQNLATTTWNLESCGELVEDQLIEDLNSAAAKLVMGMGYKQEDVEHAITFAREKYGSAELRAQYILESLLDNTYSSNDGARGYSNQTSCGTDKHSPNQGSTSDSRLADENNSESSEKHKLLEENRQLRSQMTCKICMDKDACIVFLPCGHMVSCVECAHALRKCAVCRSLIQGTVRAYPA, from the exons ATGAATAACGAGTGGACAAGATATCAGTCGTTTAATGGCTTTCCCCAATCTTCTTCAGTATCCCCTATCCGATTAGCTAAAGCTGGATTTTACTACACGGGAACACGGGAAGACGCTACTTGTTTCTGTTGTAGACTGACAATCGGCACGTGGACTACAGATGAAACTGTTTCTGAACTACATCAGCGTCTTTCTCCACATTGCCGTTATTTGACAGGCGAAGACACAACGAATGTCCCAATACATGGCGAGTCATACTCGGAACAGGCTAAAGGGGATAGAAATGAAGCCGGGAACGTCTCTACGTCAAACACAATTACCAAACTGGGTCAAAGACAAAACCCTATCATTTCAACTGGGGCATATGGGAACGTTAGAGATAACGGTAGTCTTTGCGTTAGTGGTGTACGAACGAATCACAGACAATGTTTCTCAGAAAGGCTCACACTTCCACAACCAAACGGTCAAATTGAGTACTATCCAGGTATCACTACACAAAAACCGAAACATCCCGATTACGCAATTAAGGCTGTTAGACTGTCTTCTTTTTTAAACTGGTGCCAAGATGTGATGGAACCAGAACATCTGGCAGAGGCAGGATTCTATAATACAG GTGTTCAAGATTGTGTACGATGTTTTTTCTGTGGTGGTGGAATGAAGAACTGGGAAAACGGTGACAATGCATGGATAGAGCATGCTAGATGGTTTCCAAATTGTGCATACGTGAAACAATGCAAGGGAGAAAATTTTGTTACCATGTGCCGCATGGCAAATATCGACCACATGACAGCTAATGGTGAAATGCAAAATCTG GCCACAACAACATGGAATCTTGAAAGTTGCGGAGAACTTGTCGAAGACCAGTTGATAGAAGACCTTAATAGCGCAGCAGCCAAACTTGTCATGGGTATGGGATACAAACAGGAAGATGTAGAGCATGCCATTACATTTGCGAGAGAGAAATATG GTTCAGCTGAATTACGAGCACAGTATATCCTCGAATCCCTGCTTGACAATACCTATAGCAGCAATGATGGAGCACGTGGTTACAGCAATCAGACTAGTTGTGGCACAGACAAACATTCTCCTAATCAAGGAAGTACATCAGATAGCAGACTTGCTGATGAAAATAACAGTGAAAGTTCAG AAAAGCATAAGCTATTAGAAGAGAATCGTCAACTGAGAAGTCAAATGACTTGCAAAATTTGTATGGACAAGGACGCATGTATTGTGTTTCTACCTTGCGGTCACATGGTTTCCTGCGTTGAATGTGCGCATGCGCTAAGAAAATGTGCTGTTTGCAGATCATTAATTCAGGGAACAGTAAGAGCTTATCCAGCCTAA
- the LOC123551253 gene encoding baculoviral IAP repeat-containing protein 3-like yields the protein MNFDCAMHNEWTRYMSFKDFPQSSSVSPLRLAKAGFYYTGTREDATCFCCGLTIGTWTTDETVFDLHQRLSPHCRYLTGEDKSNVPIHCDQYSEQAGIEISSSNSVTRAIPSQTSIKKSGAHGSLNGEDSLCVSGVRTDRRQGLSECLTFTQPNGQIEYYPGIITEKPKHPDYAIKSIRMSSFTNWCPEVMDPEQLAEAGFYYTGVQDCVRCFFCGGGMKNWENGDNAWIEHARWFPNCAYVKQCKGENFVSMCRSANIDYMTAEGEMQNTGTEGFNLAGGGELVEDQLVQDLNSTAAKLVMGMGYLQEDVENAIKLAREKYGSAELRAQYILESILDNRYSNNGNNIPIHNNQTDRDKPSAAPESSLDNADVASKPSDIKEEHKQLLEENRLLKNQMVCKICLDKDACVVFLPCGHMVSCVECAHALRKCAVCRSIIQGSVRVYQA from the exons atgaattttgattgtgCTATGCATAACGAGTGGACAAGATATATGTCGTTTAAAGATTTTCCGCAGTCTTCTTCAGTATCTCCTCTACGATTAGCTAAAGCTGGATTTTACTACACGGGCACACGGGAAGACGCTACTTGTTTCTGTTGCGGGCTGACAATCGGCACATGGACTACAGATGAAACAGTTTTTGATCTGCATCAGCGTCTTTCTCCACATTGTCGGTATTTGACTGGCGAAGACAAGTCAAATGTTCCAATACATTGTGACCAATATTCGGAACAGGCTGGGATTGAAATCTCTTCATCGAACTCAGTTACTAGAGCGATCCCTAGTCAAACATCAATTAAAAAAAGTGGAGCGCACGGAAGTTTAAACGGTGAAGACAGTCTATGCGTTAGTGGCGTGCGGACAGATCGCAGGCAGGGTTTATCAGAATGTCTAACATTTACACAGCCAAATGGTCAGATTGAATACTATCCAGGAATAATCACAGAAAAACCGAAACATCCCGATTATGCAATAAAGAGTATCAGGATGTCCTCATTTACTAACTGGTGTCCGGAGGTAATGGACCCAGAACAACTTGCCGAGGCCGGATTCTATTATACAG GTGTTCAAGATTGTGTACGGTGTTTTTTCTGTGGCGGTGGAATGAAGAATTGGGAAAACGGAGATAATGCATGGATTGAGCATGCCAGATGGTTTCCAAACTGTGCATACGTTAAACAATGCAAAGGAGAAAATTTTGTTAGCATGTGTCGCTCGGCAAATATTGACTATATGACAGCTGAGGGCGAAATGCAAAATACA GGTACAGAAGGATTTAACTTGGCAGGTGGTGGAGAACTTGTGGAAGATCAGCTAGTACAAGACTTAAATAGTACAGCAGCGAAACTTGTAATGGGTATGGGGTATTTGcaggaagatgtagaaaatgccATTAAACTGGCAAGAGAGAAATACG GTTCAGCTGAATTGCGAGCCCAGTATATCCTTGAATCCATTCTGGATAACAGGTATAGCAACAATGGTAACAATATACCTATTCACAACAATCAAACAGATAGAGATAAACCGTCAGCAGCGCCGGAGTCCTCTTTAGATAATGCGGATGTTGCCAGCAAACCTTCAGACATAAAAGAAG AGCACAAACAATTGTTAGAGGAGAATCGCCTGCTGAAAAATCAAATGGTTTGCAAGATTTGTTTGGACAAGGACGCATGTGTTGTATTTTTACCCTGCGGGCACATGGTTTCGTGCGTGGAATGTGCGCACGCGCTAAGAAAATGTGCTGTATGCAGATCAATAATACAAGGATCAGTAAGGGTGTATCAAGCCTAA